CGTGCAGCTCGGCAGCAGCTTGTCCCTTTTGCAGGGCCCTGCTGCGGGGACCCTGGGGTGCTGACCCTGAGCACAGTGGCTctcctggcagtgctgtggAAGTGTGCAAGTTTCCTGGCAGCGTCAGCATGCCCTGGCTGTGCAGGGGAAGCCTCAGCGGCTCTGTGCAGCTGGTCATCATCTCTTAtagtctgtttgttttctgacacCATGGTATCAAAATAAGGGGTAAGCTTGTGACACCACCTCTGTGATAGTTAAGCCTTGGCactccatttgctttctgactgcttttttttttttttttggtgtccAAGGTATTAGGTCTAGGTTTTCATGTGGTATCCCTTAGGAGTGGAGAATCTCTTGTAGCTGCATGGACATCACCCAATCCTAAAAGCtctttgtttgttgtttaaCAGCAACGAGCTGGCAGACCtccaaaagaggaaaaaaaaccaaaacagaaccTTCTGTGCACCTGTCAAGCAGGTCAGCCCTACCTGCTGCGTTAGATAGGAACAGCACATCCCACAGCACAAGACTGGGGTAATTATTGTGAAAATAAGACTTCAGTCATCTGTTCCAATTTCCAAAGTGCTACTATGGGTATTTATCTCCCAAACTTGTTCACTTGTTCTTGCAATGAATCAGTCTTATTCTTTTCCACAGGAAGCTGTTTCCCAGAACCCAGTCATTTTCCTGCAATTACCATATTTGTAGATCACTCTCTCTTTCAGAAGAGTTTGCTGCTAAAATCTGCGCTCGCTTCTCTACAGAAAGCCCTGGCAGGCCATCTGCAGCTTGAAGGAAGCTGCAGTCATTGTCCTGACAGCATTGCTTGTGCAAGCTGTGACAGCACCCTGCCTCTTACATATACTTGGCCTAGGAACATGCAGAGAGTCAGCGAGGTGAAATGAATTTGTCGAGGCATGCGCAGAGGTAATGGCCACCTGAAGTCTATTTCTATTGTACTTGACCCGTGACTTCCCTGGTCCCAATTTTGTCGCTCTCTGTAGTCTCCTGGCATTAGGCATCATGATGTAATCTTTCAGATTCACTGGGACCCATTTAGTCTGGCATCCTTGTCTctgtggcagctgctgtgggtTTGAGATACAAGCAGGGAAGTTTCCAGCTCTTTCCTCTTTAAGCTCTCGCATGTGGGAGAGCTTTTTGGAGGCGGTGGGCTGGTGAAACTGCTGATGCTTAGTGCTTCCCCGGTGTTGCACTCGCACTCAGGAAGAAGGTTTGTGCCTAGGAGGATGTGACAGCTGGTGGATTCCCAGCTGGTTGCTGCGACTGCCACGAAGCTCAGCACACGCATGTTCCTTCCCTGCCTTCCTGTGGCACCCCTCCAAACAGGAGCAGTGGCAGGGAGGGGACGCCAGTCCTAGCAGCTCCCCTTAAGCAGGCAAGACATGCCAAGTAGAGCGGAAACGTGCTGGTGGAGACCTGAGCCGCAGCACCCCCTGAGCTGTGGGGAACGCAGCAGGAGGAACCAGGAGCTGCGTTCTCCAGCTCCCCCAGGAACTTGCTGGAAAAGCTTGATTTCTTCCTAGTCCAGTCTGGAACTCCTCCTTCCAAAGGCAAATGCTAGTGTATCCGTTCCTCTCTGCAGGAGCCTCTGAGTGCGTTTTCATCCTGGATAAAGGACACTGCATGCTCTTTACTGAATGTGTGGGAGTAAGAAGAGTGCTTATACAGCAGCCTCAGCCTGCCCGACCTTGGCGTCGGTTGCCATAGAGTGTGTTTCCTCTCTGAGGGCTATGCATAGTGTGTGGACCCACCAGCCCTCTGGGGAGTGAGCAATAAGGCTCTGTGGGGAAGAATCCACGTTTCAGAGGGATAATAAGTCATCTTCCACCAGTGTTTGCGGGTTTGCTTTCCTGCACAAAAGGCAGCAGTATTTAAGTGACTTCCTTGCAGCTCTCTCTTTCTTGTTGGTATTTGGTAGCACGCAGCCCCTGTGCAGTTCTCAGGCCTTGCACCTCCCAGGCCATCCGCTCTCCACCCTGGAAGAGGAGGCTGGAGCTGAGTGCTAAGTGTGTTGTACctagcagagctgtgcttctggGATGTCAGCTTCAAGGAGAAAGTCAGGGTCTGCAGAGGCGCTCACACAGTCAGTGACAGAAGAGGAACTGACAGTGGTGTGCCTTCAGGATCTGTAGTGCTGGGGTAGGGTAAGTATGTTGGTCCTGGGGCCTGTGGAATGCGCTAACCTTTTCCTTCTGGAAGGGCTGAAGAAACAGGATGTTCATGGAATAGAGACTCTGGTGTTTTAGCGCACAGCTCAGCAGTTTCTCACCTGATGAGTAGTTCTGTGCACAGCGGAATTAATGAGGCTGATTTCCTATGGATCTGGGTCTTACTGTTACCTTGCAGGGTGCAAGCTCTGGTGACTTTCTGTCCTGGTCCATAACACGTTCCTCTCCCCAGTGCTGATGTATTGTACTCCATAAAGATGGTGGCAAGGGCTCAGACCCTCGCTGAAGGGATGCAGCAGTGCTTCCTTGGAAACTGTCAGCATTTCATGGCTGATCCAGTACACAGGGACAGATGAATCACTCAGTCACTCCACCAGATGTCTTATGAAAAAGCAGGGAGGAACATAACTGGGTGAATTTTGGACTAGATGGGATTATCCAGGAATGGGCAGCTGAGCAATTTGGAAATCAGGATTTAGGTGGTGGTCAGTTCTCAACAGACTTATTGGTGACAGTCTGTGCCCTGTATCTTAGGGAGATACTTCATGCCATTCTTACCATTTAGTCTTCTCAAAAGCAGACTGGGAAATGTGTGTTCCAGATGAGACTCCTTGGTATAAGGTGCAGAATGCACAGGGTAACTGCATGCGGAGTGTGGCAGGCTCTCAGAGGGGAAGGATACAGTGAGATACAAGCACAGGGCTGGTGCTGATGCTGCATAATGAAACAAACATCAAGTCAGTGTTGTGACTGTGGGGTTGGGTGGGGAGGTACTCAGCTCTTGCTTAAGGTAAGAACGATCTTCAAGAACCGTAGTGTTTCTGCACTGCCAAGGTCTGGTAAGGTCTCTGCTGGGTGTTGAGAGTTTGTACTTCTGCTGGGATGTGCCTCAGTGGAATAGGAGCTAGAGAGGAGCTGCGAGGAGAGTTCAGCCTATAATATGGCTTGAGGAACTTCTGGAGGAGTGGTGAGGAAGAGACTGGACCCCTCTATTGCTCAGGGCAGAGACACTAGTAGCTGCTCTCCATCTTGCTCTGCCAAGGGCAGCATTTCTGTTCACTCCATAAATCTAGGCACTCAGCTGCTGATGAACAAAGAGCTCAAATTGTGCGGGAGGACAAAGACACTTGATGCCCTTGTGCAAGGGCGGTAGCTTGGTACTTTTCTGTTTCCCATCTGGGAAGaatgggagagggaaggagttGAAAGTTGTGCCATCCTGAGGTGTCcttgagctgctggctgcagtgtgaAGAAGGCTGGAAGAGCCATTACTGTTTCAAGCTGACACCCACACAAGGGTTACAGTGCTGGAAGTCTAGCAATCCCTGCATGTAAGCTTTCCCACAGAGATGGAATTCAGTTAATGCCAGTGGTGTTACATCCCTTACTGCTTCAGGGGCCTGACCTGAGATTTTCAGGGCGTGTGCTTCTTGTCAGGGAATTCTTGTTGGCTTGGTAAAGCTACTGGTGCCTCCCTGCCTGAGTGATGCTCTTCCAGGAGATTTGCCATTGAGGAGGCAGAAAGCCTTGAGCTGGCATCTCTCTGCATTCTATTCCTTCCACAGTCAGAGGTGTTGAGCCCTGACAGCCTTCTTGCATCAGTGGTTTGTGGGTAGGAGGTGCACACATTTGCAATCCCAGCTGCCAACTACAAATTTCTGCTCCTAAGTGGAAACTAAATCagctttccttgctgctttgaGTGTGGAGGTGTTGGAGGTCAGCTGTGATTCTAGCCTTTTTGTCTCCCGTCTGCGTGTGCCACCTGCACTGGCTGCCAGTGCTTGGTGCCATGGAAGGGGAGATGCTTGCTGCTGAAGGGAGGATTCTTCCCAGGGAAGGCAAAGTGTAAGGGCTTAATGTGGGTAGCCAGTTTCCTTCCTGAAGGAGGCTGTGATGCTTGTGTCTGGTTGTAGCTCTTTAAGGACCTCAGTGTTGTTTCAAGTTTTGGTGCTCTCTCTCTGTAGGGCTGCAGGACCAGGACTATGTCCACCATGGTGTACCCAAGGGAGGAGAAACTGGACAAACTGAGCCAAGAGGAGATAATTTCCAACACCAAGCTGGTGATGCAGGGGCTGGAGGCTCTCAAGAATGAACACAACTCCATCCTGCACAGCTTACTGGAGACCATCAAGTGTCTGAAGAAGGATGAAGAAGCCAACCTTGTGCATGAGAAATCCAACCTGCTCCGCAAGTCGGTGGAGATGATTGAACTGGGGCTTGGAGAAGCTCAGGTGAGAGTGGCAAGCGCCATCCTGTGTGGTACCTGGGACTGACAGGGGGAGGCAGGCATGTGGCTGTTACCCATAAGCTGCAGGGGTAGCACTGGGCTAGGGGTGGTCCCCAAGCACGTGTGAGGGAGATAAAAAGGTTATCATCATTACTGACTATGGCTGGAACTCTTGACAAGGTGATGATGGCGCTGTCCAACCATCTGAACGCTGTGGAGtcagagaagcagaagttgCGTGCTCAGGTACGGAGACTGTGCCAGGAGAACCAGTGGCTGCGTGACGAGCTTGCCAACAcccagcagaagctgcagcGCAGTGAGCAAACTGTGGctcagctggaggaggagaagaaacacCTTGAGTTCATGAACCAGCTGAAGAAGTACGATGAGGATGTCTCGCCTTCGGTATGCCCTTGTCCTGTCAAGCAGCAGCCCTTTTTGGTGGGGGTTGGACCGGCAGGATTGCCTTGTTCTGGGTGTACCCCTTCCCAGCTACAATGCACAGCAGTGCTTGTAACGAGAGGAAGCCTGCCTGGGGCAGGGTCTCTGGCAGAACATGGAACAGGGGGCCAAGATATGATGGGGGAAACTTGGTTTTGTTGGGTGGGAGGAAGGTGGTGGCAGGGATGACAAGGAAGTTGAGGGTGTTggtgggctgcagcagggagaagaggtTGGCAGCTGACTCAGCCCAAGCTCCTGTTGTCTTTGCTGAGAATGAACAGCATTGTAATTCCTGTTCTttcaggaggagaaggaaggtgACTCCACCAAGGACTCTCTGGATGATCTGTTTCCaaatgaggaggaggaacaCGGTCCTGGATGTGAGTGCTTGCTCATGCTTAGTTACTGCCTGTGTCTGTTCAAACCTGCTGTGCCAACTGTGCCCTGGTGTATTCTGTGCCTGCAGTGCCCCACCAGCATAGCAGTGCAGTGGCAGCTGCCCAGCAAGGAGGCTATGAGATTCCTGCACGCTTGCGCACCCTCCACAACCTTGTCATCCAGTACGCCTCACAAGGACGCTATGAGGTGGCTGTGCCGCTCTGCAAGCAGGCACTGGAGGACCTGGAGAAGACATCAGGCCATGATCACCCTGATGTGGCCACCATGCTCAACATCCTGGCACTAGTGTACAGGTGAGGATGGTGGGGAGGGCAGGACTGGGCCAGGAGAGCTGTCTTCCTCATCGGTTTACCGGGTCAACATAGTCTGGTGACAAGGAGCTCTCAGCTTCCAGTGATCTGCCTTTCAAAAAAGGCTTTGGCACAGATGAGGTATTTGGACCACCAAACTCCCTGATAAAACTAAgctgaggaagagagaaaggaaagggctGCTGGAGGCTGATCTTTGCAGAGGGAGGGGTGTTGTTCATGGTTCTGCTTGCCACAGGCTGTGGTGTCCAAGCCCCAAGTAACCAGTTGGCTTTGCATTGCAGGGATCAGAATAAATACAAGGAGGCAGCACACCTCTTGAATGATGCTCTCTCCATCCGTGAGAAGACCCTGGGTAAAGACCACCCAGCGGTGAGTATCTCCCATCTCTTCTTTTATCTCTCCATCACTTCTTTTGACCTGTGCATGCCACTGGGACTGGAACGGTGTCCCTTTCCCTTGAGACTTGTCTGCAGCCTGGCCCCTTGGTGCTGGACTGCCAAAGATAGCAGTGTGCCCTGTGGTGGGTGGGGTGCTGTTTACATGGTATTATGGGGCATTGTGTTGCTATGttgtgttttctgctgtcttgTTTAGTATGGCCAATCAGGAAATGGCATCTCCTGGGTCCTGCTATGTAGGCAAGATAGCTTTCTGCCTCTGGacctcttcttctccaggagCACCTGTACTGCAGGGGTGAAAGAAATGGGACAGTTGTTACTGCTGCTTGCTTCCCAGGAGAGCCATCTCCCCTTGGTTGGTCCCACTGAATTCTTCTTTGTTTCACAGAGAAGCTTATGTCTATGCAGGTGGCTGCGACTTTGAACAATCTGGCTGTGCTCTATGGGAAGAGAGGGAAGTACAAAGAAGCAGAGCCACTTTGTAAGCGAGCCCTGGAGATCCGTGAGAAGGTACTGGtctcctgctctccttccttccttccagctcGACCTTATAGTTTTCTCTCCCTACCTTACTGTACCTGAAAGATCCAGGACCCACCTATTCTCTCGAGCTGCTGATTGTGCTACTGCCTCTCTTATCTCTCCAGTGTTTGCAGTGTTTAGAAAGGCTTGACAGGAGGTGGGAGCTAGAATTTCTCCACTTAACCTTTGTAGTCCTTAGCTCCTGTCTGACAAAAGCATGCCCTCTGGGTTGGGCTGGAGCTGTTTGAATATCTCCCAGATGTTTGCTACAATTTAAATATTGTCTTTTTGTGACTTCTGTTTATCCAGGTCCTAGGCAAAGACCATCCTGATGTGGCCAAGCAACTGAACAACCTGGCCCTGCTGTGCCAGAACCAGGGCAAGTATGAGGAGGTGGAGTACTACTACTGCAGGGCCCTGGAGATCTACGAGAGCTGCCTGGGTCCTGATGACCCCAATGTAGCCAAGACCAAGAACAACCTGGTGAGACCCTGGGAAGAGGCCATGTGGGGGTGGGTGGTGGTGCCAGGGGGTAGTGTAGTAGTAGACACACTACCTGGTGTCTGGCAGAAACAGGGAGATAGATGGGAGAAGTGGGGAAGGTTAATTTGTGTTGCCCAGTGGGATTGGAGCTGTTTTCTCGGTTGCAGGCCTCCTGTTACTTGAAGCAAGGCAAATACAAAGATGCGGAGGTGCTGTACAAGGATATCCTTACCCGTGCTCACGTGAAGGAGTTTGGCTCTGTTGATGGTTTGTACAAAAGCTATTGGGGCAAGGGTGAACAGTTTGCTCTTCCCCCACCCCTGTGATAGAGGGATGGGATACCTTGCAAGGCCCTTGGGCAGTCCTTGAGACATTGCCATTCTAGTGTGTTATGCTGTTCTACTTCTTTCAGAAGGAGTCTTAGTGAGCTCTAGCTTTTGGTCTTCTAGGTTGGCAAGCAGTTGTGGCTTAAAGGGGGAGAAGAGCGTAGTACTTCTTAGGCATGAGCTGAAGTTTCTCCTGTAGTTCTAGCATGGGTAGAAGGAAAACTTGTTCCCTCTTTCCTATGCTCTGCCCTTGAGTGTCAGTTGCCTTTCTCAGGGCTCTAGCCAGTGACTGGAAGCCCTGTGATGAGCTGCTGGCTTTGGAGAcagggtgctgggctgtgcGGAAGGCCGAGCAGTAGTGGAAGTGGCAGAGTAACAAAGATAAAGTGGTGAGTGGAGCTGTCTTTCATTCTTCCCCACGCAGATGAACACAAGCCAATCTGGATGCatgcagaggagagagaggagctGAGCAAGGTGAGTCTGAGCTTGGGGTGCAGCCTGTTGACAGCAGCAAGAGCCCCAGTAGGGGAAGGAAGTCCTAGTGTTTTGATCCTCCTGTATCACAAGCAGACTCCTTTCTGCAGTCCGAAGAGCTGCCATGGCCACTGAGCAAGGACAGTAGTGGTCTGTGGAATGGGGGAAGTGTGGTTCCTTGGGGTGCTGAGGAATGGAGGCCCATCAGAGGAcctgatgtttttcttgcagGGGGGAGTTATTCAGTGCCTCAGCCATGACTGCGTGCTCACTCTTTGCTTTAGTGAAACCTGTAAGGCAAACAGATGATGGGAGATGGTGGATGGCAGAGTTGTGTGGCAGGGTTTTGGTGCCTTGTTCCAAAGAGCTGCGAGTACCCAGAGCATATCTTGAAGCTGCCTGGGGAGGAATTGGGTTGAGAAGAGACTACTGTTTTCACCTTGCTTAGCAAGCAGGTCCAAACCTTATGGAAAAGAGCTCCAAACAGGTTTCTAGCTGTTCAGTGTCTTAGCTGGCCTCTGAATGAGGGCAGAAAGGGGTTGTTCTTGCTTTGGATTTAGCTGAGACAGGGAAGCTGTTGCTCCTGtttcctgagctctgctctctgttgcAGCTGATAAATGCAGCAGAGTTCAGTCTGTTTTTTGCCAGGAGGACGAAGCAGTAGAGTGAATGGCTACTGCTACAAAAAAATATACTGGCTGTGGCACCGCGGTGCAAGAGAAATCAGATGGAGTAGGGCCCAGGCTCCCCTTCTCACTCTGGAGTTGAGACACTTCTTTCTGATGGTGTCTTTAGAGAAGTGCAAGATCATGAGCAGACTGTTGCAGTAAGGGGCTGTGCTGTAGTTAACACAAGCTTTGCAGCAGGGGTGAGAGAACAGGATGCCTTCaggaaatattcattttctaaacCTGCTGTCCAAACCAGGCCCACTGAAACTATACTGTCTGTGTCCCCTTCTCTCCCAGGGCTGTAGAGCAGGCCTGGAAGCCCAGCCTTGTGGGACAGATCTGCAGCTGGAAATGTAATTCATTTTGCAGCCTGAGCAAGAACTGAGTTTTTCTTCCTGCCCCTGAGATGGCTATCTCTAGGCTATGCCCAATGGCATAGCACATCTGACATGGTCTTCCTAGCCAGATGTTGGTGACCTCAGCCCTTGAGTCTAGGCTCTTTCTCCCCTGACAGGCATTCAGCAGCCTTCCCCTTGGTTTTAGTCACCTTGGTTTTGAGTCTTGAGTGCTCCTACCCTTGGGCTCACCCAGGCTCTGATGCGAAGAAACCCAAGTGTGCCAATGGCTTGGAAGGCACCTGCATGTGGGATAAAGATCTGAGaagtgctgtggggctgagtaAGGAAAGTGGTCCTGCAAGGGCAGTTCCTTCCAGGCTGGGACTCTTGCCAGAGGGAACACacagctgtggagctgctgttcTGGCAGGGGAAGGACGAGCTTTAGGGTGTAGGAGCTATGGGATTGGTGGGTTTTGGTATCCCTTTGCATACTTGTGTTTGGAGTACCATTTACTTGCAACCACTGCTTTTGAGCTTTGTTGTCCTTGCTGCCTTTGGTACCACAGAAGGGGCAAGGAGATGGGAACATGCTCTTTGCTGGGAGAAGGAGATCATGTTTTCTTGtgtctgaaataatttgcaGCAAATAGGGCTTCAGCCTTTCTCTCCAGGAACCTGCTGGGACTTCGCTGCAGCATTTGCATGTTGTGTTTCCAGAGGCTGGGCTGGTGTGAGGGTACAGCCTTGGGCCTGACCCTGGTGCCCAGTGTGAGAGCACAGGCCGGGGAATGGCACTAGGCACGGGGCTAACAGCTGTCTTCTCACCCAACAGAGCAAGCACAGAGACAGTGCTCCCTATGCTGAGTACGGTGGCTGGTACAAGGCCTGCAAGGTTAGCAGGTAAGAGGTTCGTGGGCAGCTCTAGGCAGTGGATGAGGTGGCCCCCAGGCTCCCGCTCACCTGCCGCTTGTTCCCATAGCCCAACTGTGAACACCACTCTGAGGAACCTGGGTGCACTGTACCGGCGCCAGGGCAAGCTCGAGGCGGCTGAGACCTTGGAGGAGTGTGCGGTTCGCTCTCGGCGGCAGGTAACTGCAGAGGGACCTTCCCTGGTGGGTGGGGGGATGCTGTGACATCACCACGTGTGCGGTGAGGGACTGCGCTGTGCCTTGCAGCCTCCTTGCTGTGGCTTGTATTCCTACAACTCTGGAACAGCTCAGTGGTTGGGGGTTGCATTCGTGCAGGGATACACGTGTTTGCCTATGTGGGGTTGCACTGGTGTATGCATAGATAAGTGGAGCATCTGTTGGGGCGTATCTGCATGTGCAGAAATCTTACAGCTATGTTAGGGCAGGCTACGGAGCTTTGTCAGCTGAGAGGAGTCCCCACTTGGTGGGCTGTGTTCTTCTTACTAATTTGTCCCGGAAATATGGATCCTGCAGTAGGAAATCTCTAGTGTAAGTACCCAGCGTGAGGAGTGGAGGACAGCAGAAACCCTCACATGTCAAAACAcaaagggggggga
The sequence above is drawn from the Numida meleagris isolate 19003 breed g44 Domestic line chromosome 3, NumMel1.0, whole genome shotgun sequence genome and encodes:
- the KLC4 gene encoding kinesin light chain 4 isoform X5, encoding MSTMVYPREEKLDKLSQEEIISNTKLVMQGLEALKNEHNSILHSLLETIKCLKKDEEANLVHEKSNLLRKSVEMIELGLGEAQVMMALSNHLNAVESEKQKLRAQVRRLCQENQWLRDELANTQQKLQRSEQTVAQLEEEKKHLEFMNQLKKYDEDVSPSEEKEGDSTKDSLDDLFPNEEEEHGPGLPHQHSSAVAAAQQGGYEIPARLRTLHNLVIQYASQGRYEVAVPLCKQALEDLEKTSGHDHPDVATMLNILALVYRDQNKYKEAAHLLNDALSIREKTLGKDHPAVAATLNNLAVLYGKRGKYKEAEPLCKRALEIREKVLGKDHPDVAKQLNNLALLCQNQGKYEEVEYYYCRALEIYESCLGPDDPNVAKTKNNLASCYLKQGKYKDAEVLYKDILTRAHVKEFGSVDDEHKPIWMHAEEREELSKSKHRDSAPYAEYGGWYKACKVSSPTVNTTLRNLGALYRRQGKLEAAETLEECAVRSRRQGIDPINQTKVVEILKEGDGTERRRSLGGSVKYENATDGSEEA
- the KLC4 gene encoding kinesin light chain 4 isoform X3, which codes for MSTMVYPREEKLDKLSQEEIISNTKLVMQGLEALKNEHNSILHSLLETIKCLKKDEEANLVHEKSNLLRKSVEMIELGLGEAQVMMALSNHLNAVESEKQKLRAQVRRLCQENQWLRDELANTQQKLQRSEQTVAQLEEEKKHLEFMNQLKKYDEDVSPSEEKEGDSTKDSLDDLFPNEEEEHGPGLPHQHSSAVAAAQQGGYEIPARLRTLHNLVIQYASQGRYEVAVPLCKQALEDLEKTSGHDHPDVATMLNILALVYRDQNKYKEAAHLLNDALSIREKTLGKDHPAVAATLNNLAVLYGKRGKYKEAEPLCKRALEIREKVLGKDHPDVAKQLNNLALLCQNQGKYEEVEYYYCRALEIYESCLGPDDPNVAKTKNNLASCYLKQGKYKDAEVLYKDILTRAHVKEFGSVDDEHKPIWMHAEEREELSKSKHRDSAPYAEYGGWYKACKVSSPTVNTTLRNLGALYRRQGKLEAAETLEECAVRSRRQGIDPINQTKVVEILKEGDGTERRRSLGGSVKYENATDGSEEDGSGTLQRSSSLGKIREVIRRSSEMLVKKLQGNGPLEPRNTSMKRAASLNYLHKSSDASFEGTQGLRAESRGLSASSMDLSSHSSLLASN
- the KLC4 gene encoding kinesin light chain 4 isoform X4, whose product is MSTMVYPREEKLDKLSQEEIISNTKLVMQGLEALKNEHNSILHSLLETIKCLKKDEEANLVHEKSNLLRKSVEMIELGLGEAQVMMALSNHLNAVESEKQKLRAQVRRLCQENQWLRDELANTQQKLQRSEQTVAQLEEEKKHLEFMNQLKKYDEDVSPSEEKEGDSTKDSLDDLFPNEEEEHGPGLPHQHSSAVAAAQQGGYEIPARLRTLHNLVIQYASQGRYEVAVPLCKQALEDLEKTSGHDHPDVATMLNILALVYRDQNKYKEAAHLLNDALSIREKTLGKDHPAVAATLNNLAVLYGKRGKYKEAEPLCKRALEIREKVLGKDHPDVAKQLNNLALLCQNQGKYEEVEYYYCRALEIYESCLGPDDPNVAKTKNNLASCYLKQGKYKDAEVLYKDILTRAHVKEFGSVDDEHKPIWMHAEEREELSKSKHRDSAPYAEYGGWYKACKVSSPTVNTTLRNLGALYRRQGKLEAAETLEECAVRSRRQGIDPINQTKVVEILKEGDGTERRRSLGGSVKYENATDGSEEVSMGVEWSGA
- the KLC4 gene encoding kinesin light chain 4 isoform X2 translates to MSTMVYPREEKLDKLSQEEIISNTKLVMQGLEALKNEHNSILHSLLETIKCLKKDEEANLVHEKSNLLRKSVEMIELGLGEAQVMMALSNHLNAVESEKQKLRAQVRRLCQENQWLRDELANTQQKLQRSEQTVAQLEEEKKHLEFMNQLKKYDEDVSPSEEKEGDSTKDSLDDLFPNEEEEHGPGLPHQHSSAVAAAQQGGYEIPARLRTLHNLVIQYASQGRYEVAVPLCKQALEDLEKTSGHDHPDVATMLNILALVYRDQNKYKEAAHLLNDALSIREKTLGKDHPAVAATLNNLAVLYGKRGKYKEAEPLCKRALEIREKVLGKDHPDVAKQLNNLALLCQNQGKYEEVEYYYCRALEIYESCLGPDDPNVAKTKNNLASCYLKQGKYKDAEVLYKDILTRAHVKEFGSVDDEHKPIWMHAEEREELSKSKHRDSAPYAEYGGWYKACKVSSPTVNTTLRNLGALYRRQGKLEAAETLEECAVRSRRQGIDPINQTKVVEILKEGDGTERRRSLGGSVKYENATDGSEEVSMGVEWSGDGSGTLQRSSSLGKIREVIRRSSEMLVKKLQGNGPLEPRNTSMKRAASLNYLHKSSDASFEGTQGLRAESRGLSASSMDLSSHSSLLASN
- the KLC4 gene encoding kinesin light chain 4 isoform X1, which translates into the protein MSTMVYPREEKLDKLSQEEIISNTKLVMQGLEALKNEHNSILHSLLETIKCLKKDEEANLVHEKSNLLRKSVEMIELGLGEAQVMMALSNHLNAVESEKQKLRAQVRRLCQENQWLRDELANTQQKLQRSEQTVAQLEEEKKHLEFMNQLKKYDEDVSPSEEKEGDSTKDSLDDLFPNEEEEHGPGLPHQHSSAVAAAQQGGYEIPARLRTLHNLVIQYASQGRYEVAVPLCKQALEDLEKTSGHDHPDVATMLNILALVYRDQNKYKEAAHLLNDALSIREKTLGKDHPAVAATLNNLAVLYGKRGKYKEAEPLCKRALEIREKVLGKDHPDVAKQLNNLALLCQNQGKYEEVEYYYCRALEIYESCLGPDDPNVAKTKNNLASCYLKQGKYKDAEVLYKDILTRAHVKEFGSVDDEHKPIWMHAEEREELSKSKHRDSAPYAEYGGWYKACKVSSPTVNTTLRNLGALYRRQGKLEAAETLEECAVRSRRQGIDPINQTKVVEILKEGDGTERRRSLGGSVKYENATDGSEEVSMGVEWSGVSTRHHQEWPQLAAGGKGQPGSGLSPRGLSWHPCLPPFVPCTLPSPLSWHEPASPQRCVSGPGISCTGRRPPKLTVPTFRGLPGPGSAQHELVLACP